One Plasmodium yoelii strain 17X genome assembly, chromosome: 5 genomic window, ATCCAGCCTTAATCTTATCTATATCATTTTCACATTTTCTATTAGGGCAGTAACTATTGAGCGATCCACCTTTAAAATCATATTCTCCAGAATTCTTCAATTCATCGGGAAAAACCCTCCACATAGTATCAAACTGATCACACTAAGAaaccattttaaaaaatcatataaaaatatctaTTAAAATGAacttattattaatttatagataataaaatatcaaaattgtGTAATaacaaacatttttattcaagAAATTGTATGTACCATTTTACTAGTCAACATAttggaaaattatttttgaactataaattaagtacatcatattaatttaatatatactgCATCAAAATAGGGACGTAAAATTGGATTCTCTATATAACAATTATCTGTAGTTAatcacattttatttttaatgttaatttaaaattaatgtaaagtaataatacaatagtaACATCATAgtaagtttatatatatttatgaaaattagCTAAACTGCCTTAAATTGGAGATATCTAATACattttagtaatatttataacataatttataCTTAAATTTAtgattaataataatatccattataattttattataataatttaaggAAATTTGAATGAGTTTAAAATACATCCACTTATATTTGTctcaatatagaaaaatacaaatttgttTCTCAtgctttaacaaatatatttatatccatGAGCCtgtaaatatgtaaaaattaataaatctattattactataatccttaaaagtatataaatagtcatttaataagataaattaaatttttatatacttgtttcttataatatataatatagttttttctaaaattatagaattttcaaattaagttatgtTACTTATAtctctatgcaaattatataaatttatattgtttttaatgaatgtatataaattcataattcattttaatgatttctataactttatttttattcctatatacttaaatttagaaatattctttattgagtaattttataatacactttgcatatttttccactgttaaaacgacaattagcgctgaacccgtatttatgAGCTTAAATAAGCCTTTGAATGcagattattttttaaatagcaAATAGTAAAtgttaaatattaacatataaataaatattgatgcaaattttaaagtataatagaaaaatatgtttaattaggttgttatattaccCTTTAAGAAGAGaaagataatatatatctgctcttttaatatttaaatttatataaatattcgttAAATGTTCAgaattgttcatttttaccttatatattttattattatagttatcaatgtatatacattcaaataatttattaaaaattatatactttattaattctatgataaAACAATGCTGTTTGTTATTAAAGATGgttcattaaataattataatataatatgcgttcatatgaaataataaaatgaaatttaaCATTAAATGATCCTTTAACCTTTTCTCCATTGATTcagttttttataatataaaaccacatatTCCGAATTGATctttaacaataatataaaattgatatctttataatgcattattatatgtcattgattttttatttcaataaCACAACTTTTAATTATAGGAAATATccacttttatattttttttactgaatatgcataaaaaacaattatattttgcaaTGTATGATAGAGACGTAGAGGGTCactgtttatattttttaaaaatattattatgaattttttcaataataaattattttataaaatatatttttttattcattcattatattattaattactttattcttataattttagagaaatattataatggaAGTCAAATGAATTGATTAAACAACATCGTTTTATATAGATTattaaaatacatatatttatattataatattgcacatatatattttttgatgatACTTATGAGTTTATTTacctataataataataaacgaATTTActtatttgttatttttaatatttatattgaattttaAAGTCAGAATCATAAACATCTGAGATTTGgttatttaacaaaaaatataagacattaattaaatttataattctaAAGAATTGTGATTtctttataaacaaaaaaaattaaaaaaaaaaattaataaatgatacAGGATCGGCCTGCATAAGTTGGTACATATTTAACAATGGAGATTTTTCCACAAACGGAATTTATTGATTTTTTAGTCTCTTTTTTGATTAgatgaatttataattatttgcattttatttttttccatcagTTGAGTTTATAACATctttcatgtttttttttcttcaattcCTTTCTCCATCCAAATGGCAAatactaaaataaaaatagtaaaaatatataatatttgatagtgaagaaatattttaaaaattgtatacttcataaatttctttttatttaccttgtacataattcataaaataatgtgtgtaaaataaatataccttTAACGTAACTTCTTTcccttatatatatttcctcCAAATACCACTTTATACTTTTATTCCATTCAAATTCATTCTTTCATCACTCCATTTATCATTCGGTTCAGGTGTTACTGAGGAAGGAAatcataataaattattttcttccaATTCCATTCCATCTCCcccattttattatattatacattgTTAACATTTAAATCAACGTTTACTTTTTGGATCAAATCGATACTTTGGAATAATCTTTCTATATCTATTCCAATATTCAACCGATTGACCCATAAACCATTAACacaaaattaacaataaaatacaaaaagtaAATAATTCATCGGATTTACCATAAGTTATATTAACACGAAATGCAATTCTTATAGTTtgtcaaaatatattactttaCTCGTTCCTTTTCATAGTTATTTTCAtccttattttttctcttacatatttagacttaatataaatattaaaaactacaacttatacatattattatatcttatttcctatatatatttaaaacaattctttaaactaataaatgttatcaaattataaaaaaatattcaaaattaaatgcaatgtAACACAtaaccctaacccgaatatggggtCCACAAACACAACCCTGAACCACTACATAAAAActgtttaaaaaatatacaaaaacagtataaaaatgttataactatatatataacattatatattattggttatattatttaattattattatagacccaataattatgttcaaaaattatggtaaaaaattattttcaaatagacagtttcttaaaatatattaatattattactattcctgaaatagtcacTATTTGAATCCCATATTAATgatccattttcttctttatttttttagcttttctcttaaatgtttttgaactcttttccgaaatccaaataatgaatactaatataaaattttaaaaaacatataatttgtttaatgtttgcatatatataatgaaaataattttttaattccttattatttaccttataagcaaTTCCCAAAAAAATTGGTATTGCACCAAGTATCAATAAaactggaattaatttgcttACTATCGatgaacttgatgatgtaacTTCAGAACTCGATTCAGATTCTTGTTCAGAATCTAGTCCCAAATATAGTCCAGAATATTGTCCAGAATCTTGTCCAGGAATTAGTCTAGGattttgttttgtttctTCTGATGAAGAGGATAAAATATCTTTACATTCCCTTTTAAAAtcattataatcatttaataAAGTAGACAATATTTCACTATaataactatttttattaatactaGTATCTTCATTaagattattatatttttcaataaattcattattatcatccaAATAATTCttgcaatttttattttcatcaccAAGTTCATTATACAATTTACATAATGATATTAAtgcttcataaaatttagatacaatatttttatccatATCCAAAAAACCCTTTCttttatctataagatccttataattatcataatcagttAACCCATTTATATAATCCTTATATATACTACGTTTCGTTATgtaattttcataaaaatactTTATACCGTCGTAATTAATAGTTTTATCCatgtttaacatataacttaaccatataaaaatgatatcaACAATATTGGGGTTACTTTTTGAAGGAGAGGGTAGCAAACCCTCATGCTTATAGAATTGatccaacaaatataaacatacaGCATCAATTTTATCGAAATTACTATCACATTTACTAATACAATTCTTTTTGAGATGTTCAACATTTATAAGTTGATAATCACCATTACTGCCCGATTCATTAAAAAACCATTCCTTTACTTCATGTAACGTTTTACACTAAGAAacacatttaaaaacaattataagaaatatgtattattgaaatttttattaaaataaagtttaatgatatatatataatatcaaaaaatgtaaaggaaattaatattattattaaaaaatgcatataccacttgctta contains:
- a CDS encoding PIR protein, producing the protein MNKQVCKTLHEVKEWFFNESGSNGDYQLINVEHLKKNCISKCDSNFDKIDAVCLYLLDQFYKHEGLLPSPSKSNPNIVDIIFIWLSYMLNMDKTINYDGIKYFYENYITKRSIYKDYINGLTDYDNYKDLIDKRKGFLDMDKNIVSKFYEALISLCKLYNELGDENKNCKNYLDDNNEFIEKYNNLNEDTSINKNSYYSEILSTLLNDYNDFKRECKDILSSSSEETKQNPRLIPGQDSGQYSGLYLGLDSEQESESSSEVTSSSSSIVSKLIPVLLILGAIPIFLGIAYKYSLFGFRKRVQKHLREKLKK